From the Diospyros lotus cultivar Yz01 chromosome 13, ASM1463336v1, whole genome shotgun sequence genome, one window contains:
- the LOC127789342 gene encoding fructose-1,6-bisphosphatase, chloroplastic-like isoform X1, translated as MAEAILISSSSSSRILFSNTTASFSRLPTFHSHSPRRLRPPAPLQRSGASVATGPAVTEDKTQPKSAFQIQNLTTWLLMQEQAGHIDAELVIVLSSISLACKQIASLLRTSSIVKLTGTQGTVNVQGEDQKKLDVISNEVFCNCLRSSGRTGIIASEEEDEPVAVEETYSGNYIVVFDPIDGSANIDPSLTTGSIFGIYGPDKQCLIDIEDDSTLDQDKEKCIISVCQPGTNLLAAGYCLYSSATVFSLSIGRGVFGFTLDPAYGEFVLTHDNIRIPKSGKIYSFNEGNYDLWDDKLKSYLDHLRQPSENGKPYSGRYLGCLVGEIHRMLLCGGIYGNPKNKKSKSGNLRLLYECAPMSYLVEQAGGKATDGHRRILEINPEQIHQRTPIFIGSPDEMDKLETYLA; from the exons ATGGCGGAggcaattttaatttcttcgtcttcgtcttcccGTATTCTCTTCTCCAACACCACCGCTTCCTTCTCGCGCCTCCCCACTTTTCATTCCCACTCTCCCCGCCGCCTTCGGCCTCCGGCTCCGCTGCAACGCAGCGGGGCCTCCGTGGCAACGGGGCCGGCGGTTACGGAGGACAAAACCCAGCCAAAGAGCGCCTTCCAGATCCAAAACCTCACCACGTGGCTGCTGATGCAAGAACAGGCTGGCCACATCGACGCCGAGCTCGTCATTGTCCTCTCCAGCATCTCGCTCGCCTGCAAGCAGATCGCGTCCCTGCTCCGGACGTCCAGCATCGTCAAACTCACCGGAACTCAGGGCACCGTCAACGTCCAAGGCGAAGACCAAAAGAAGCTCGACGTCATCTCCAACGAG GTTTTCTGCAATTGCCTGAGATCCAGCGGGCGAACGGGGATCATAGCGTcggaggaggaagatgaaccGGTTGCAGTTGAAGAGACCTACTCCGGCAACTACATTGTTGTATTTGACCCCATTGATGGATCCGCCAACATCGACCCTTCCTTGACCACTGGTTCAATTTTCGGCATATACGGCCCTGACAAGCAATGCCTCATCGACATTGAGGATGATTCCACT CTTGATCAAGATAAAGAGAAGTGCATCATCAGCGTGTGCCAACCGGGAACCAACTTGCTGGCGGCTGGGTACTGCCTCTACTCAAGCGCAAcggtcttctctctctcaatagGCAGAGGCGTCTTCGGCTTCACCCTGGACCCTGCCTATGGGGAATTCGTCCTAACCCACGACAACATACGGATCCCCAAATCAGGGAAAATCTACTCTTTCAACGAGGGCAACTACGATCTGTGGGACGACAAACTCAAGAGTTACCTCGACCACCTGCGGCAGCCGTCCGAGAACGGGAAGCCCTATTCCGGCCGGTACTTAGGATGTCTGGTCGGAGAAATCCACAGGATGCTGCTCTGCGGCGGCATCTACGGCAACCCCAAGAACAAGAAGAGCAAGAGCGGGAACTTGAGGCTGCTGTACGAGTGTGCGCCGATGAGCTATTTGGTCGAGCAAGCTGGTGGCAAAGCGACCGACGGCCATCGGAGGATACTGGAGATCAATCCAGAGCAG ATTCACCAGCGGACGCCCATTTTCATAGGAAGCCCAGATGAAATGGACAAGCTAGAGACGTACTTGGCTTGA
- the LOC127789342 gene encoding fructose-1,6-bisphosphatase, chloroplastic-like isoform X2, whose amino-acid sequence MAEAILISSSSSSRILFSNTTASFSRLPTFHSHSPRRLRPPAPLQRSGASVATGPAVTEDKTQPKSAFQIQNLTTWLLMQEQAGHIDAELVIVLSSISLACKQIASLLRTSSIVKLTGTQGTVNVQGEDQKKLDVISNEVFCNCLRSSGRTGIIASEEEDEPVAVEETYSGNYIVVFDPIDGSANIDPSLTTGSIFGIYGPDKQCLIDIEDDSTLDQDKEKCIISVCQPGTNLLAAGYCLYSSATVFSLSIGRGVFGFTLDPAYGEFVLTHDNIRIPKSGKIYSFNEGNYDLWDDKLKSYLDHLRQPSENGKPYSGRYLGCLVGEIHRMLLCGGIYGNPKNKKSKSGNLRLLYECAPMSYLVEQAGGKATDGHRRILEINPEQVDSPADAHFHRKPR is encoded by the exons ATGGCGGAggcaattttaatttcttcgtcttcgtcttcccGTATTCTCTTCTCCAACACCACCGCTTCCTTCTCGCGCCTCCCCACTTTTCATTCCCACTCTCCCCGCCGCCTTCGGCCTCCGGCTCCGCTGCAACGCAGCGGGGCCTCCGTGGCAACGGGGCCGGCGGTTACGGAGGACAAAACCCAGCCAAAGAGCGCCTTCCAGATCCAAAACCTCACCACGTGGCTGCTGATGCAAGAACAGGCTGGCCACATCGACGCCGAGCTCGTCATTGTCCTCTCCAGCATCTCGCTCGCCTGCAAGCAGATCGCGTCCCTGCTCCGGACGTCCAGCATCGTCAAACTCACCGGAACTCAGGGCACCGTCAACGTCCAAGGCGAAGACCAAAAGAAGCTCGACGTCATCTCCAACGAG GTTTTCTGCAATTGCCTGAGATCCAGCGGGCGAACGGGGATCATAGCGTcggaggaggaagatgaaccGGTTGCAGTTGAAGAGACCTACTCCGGCAACTACATTGTTGTATTTGACCCCATTGATGGATCCGCCAACATCGACCCTTCCTTGACCACTGGTTCAATTTTCGGCATATACGGCCCTGACAAGCAATGCCTCATCGACATTGAGGATGATTCCACT CTTGATCAAGATAAAGAGAAGTGCATCATCAGCGTGTGCCAACCGGGAACCAACTTGCTGGCGGCTGGGTACTGCCTCTACTCAAGCGCAAcggtcttctctctctcaatagGCAGAGGCGTCTTCGGCTTCACCCTGGACCCTGCCTATGGGGAATTCGTCCTAACCCACGACAACATACGGATCCCCAAATCAGGGAAAATCTACTCTTTCAACGAGGGCAACTACGATCTGTGGGACGACAAACTCAAGAGTTACCTCGACCACCTGCGGCAGCCGTCCGAGAACGGGAAGCCCTATTCCGGCCGGTACTTAGGATGTCTGGTCGGAGAAATCCACAGGATGCTGCTCTGCGGCGGCATCTACGGCAACCCCAAGAACAAGAAGAGCAAGAGCGGGAACTTGAGGCTGCTGTACGAGTGTGCGCCGATGAGCTATTTGGTCGAGCAAGCTGGTGGCAAAGCGACCGACGGCCATCGGAGGATACTGGAGATCAATCCAGAGCAGGTAG ATTCACCAGCGGACGCCCATTTTCATAGGAAGCCCAGATGA
- the LOC127788968 gene encoding uncharacterized protein LOC127788968, with protein sequence MKQGLLSWSPCRPLLSLPTSLSPRSRTTHFPKTSNSVSATLNSTEESPLTARERRQLRNERRETKPAYNWKEEVEERLIKKPKKRYASWTEELNLDNLALLGPQWWVVRVSRVSGQTTAELLARSLARNFPDMDFKVYVPAVQVKRKLKNGSLSVKPKSLFPGCVFLRCILNKEIHDFIREYDGVGGFVGSKVGNKKRQINKPRPVSTDDMEAIFQQAKEEQAKTDQAFKEEQQAEGAVNIEDLNVVYTDSQLSSKYSTESVVVSKPRRQSRKTSSSPTGDKLLRQGSSVRILSGTFAEFTGVLKKLERKTGRATVGFTLFGKETLVDLDVNEIVVETK encoded by the exons ATGAAGCAAGGGCTTCTCTCGTGGAGTCCTTGCCGCCCGCTTCTCTCTCTacccacctctctctctccccgctCCAGAACAACCCACTTCCCCAAAACCTCCAATTCCGTCTCTGCAACTCTGAATTCCACCGAAGAAAGCCCCCTCACGGCCAGGGAGAGGAGGCAGCTGAGGAACGAGAGGAGAGAGACGAAGCCCGCCTACAACTGGAAAGAAGAGGTCGAGGAAAGGCTCATCAAGAAGCCCAAGAAGAGGTACGCTTCTTGGACCGAAGAGCTCAACCTCGATAACCTCGCTCTACTCGGCCCTCAATGGTGGGTCGTTAGGGTTTCCAGAGTTTCCGGCCAGACCACCGCCGAACTGCTCGCACGATCGCTTGCCAGGAACTTTCCCGATATGGATTTCAAG GTATATGTTCCAGCTGTCCAGGTGAAAAGGAAATTGAAAAATGGATCCCTCTCAGTTAAACCAAAATCTCTGTTTCCTGGGTGTGTGTTTTTGAGATGTATACTGAACAAGGAAATACATGACTTTATACGTGAATATGATGGGGTTGGAGGCTTTGTTGGTTCCAAGGTTGGGAATAA GAAAAGACAAATTAACAAACCCAGGCCAGTCTCCACGGATGATATGGAAGCAATCTTCCAACAAGCAAAGGAAGAACAAGCCAAAACTGACCAAGCTTTCAAAGAAGAGCAGCAAGCTGAAGGAGCCGTCAACATTGAGGACCTGAATGTAGTATACACAGACTCTCAATTATCCTCCAAATATTCTACAGAATCAGTCGTAGTTTCCAAGCCAAGAAGGCAATCCAGAAAAACTTCATCGTCACCTACTGGTGATAAGCTCCTCAGACAGGGTTCCAGTGTTCGCATTCTGTCTGGTACATTTGCAGAGTTCACAGGTGTTCTCAAGAAACTGGAAAGAAAAACCGGAAGG GCAACTGTTGGATTTACTCTCTTCGGAAAAGAGACCTTAGTAGACCTAGATGTCAATGAAATTGTTGTGGAGACAAAATAA